In Carya illinoinensis cultivar Pawnee chromosome 7, C.illinoinensisPawnee_v1, whole genome shotgun sequence, the following are encoded in one genomic region:
- the LOC122316505 gene encoding rust resistance kinase Lr10-like isoform X1, with protein MSKVSSLVSIGSPRKEIGRPSFSIDMNDQAQSEFHDEVNSTMKWATIASLVSGVVMTIAIVAIVYAIIDCLRKAGTAIPGYTRIATGDTYKATDPHPSSNHDIEKAAASPPLLVENTTIERFLSNMAREKPVRLSPEQLKDFTENYSTILGSGGFGVVFKGRFPNGVQVAVKVLNGDLNKQVEEQFMAEVSTMGRTYHINLVRLYGFCFDPTIRALVYEYMENGSLDKFLFSNSQDMEWEKLHEIAIGTAKGIAYLHEECQQRITHYDIKPGNVLLDNSLNPKVADFGLAKLCKRGSSDLILTKGRGTPGYAAPELWKPYPVNHKCDVYSFGILLLEIIGRRRHFDDNESESRQWLPRWTWDMLENNELAVMMALFGIEEKNRAKAERMAMVALWCVQYSPDERPLMSTVVKMLEGSIDVVPPPFPFEHMVSPRPTMNLHNGSHGDSVTSSSSSMENTLEKSKSNPIHKTLEIELAT; from the exons ATGTCGAAAGTCAGCAG tCTGGTTTCGATCGGGTCACCAAGAAAAGAGATTGGTCGGCCATCCTTCTCTATCGACATGAACGATCAGGCCCAAAGTGAATTCCACGATGAAGTTAATTCCACGATGAAATGGGCAACAATAGCTTCACTTG TTTCTGGTGTGGTGATGACCATTGCAATTGTGGCCATAGTGTATGCCATTATTGATTGCTTGAGAAAGGCAGGAACTGCAATTCCTGGTTATACCAGGATAGCCACCGGAGACACCTATAAAGCAACAGATCCACATCCATCATCCAATCATGACATTGAGAAAGCAGCAGCATCACCTCCTCTCCTCGTTGAGAATACGACGATAGAGAGATTCCTCAGCAACATGGCAAGAGAGAAGCCCGTCAGGCTCTCACCTGAGCAACTTAAAGATTTCACTGAAAACTACTCCACCATCTTAGGTTCAGGCGGTTTTGGTGTAGTCTTCAAGGGGCGATTCCCAAATGGAGTGCAAGTGGCTGTCAAAGTACTTAATGGTGATTTGAATAAGCAAGTTGAAGAGCAGTTCATGGCGGAAGTTAGCACCATGGGAAGAACTTACCATATCAACTTAGTCAGACTCTATGGCTTCTGCTTTGACCCCACCATTAGAGCACTCGTTTACGAGTACATGGAAAATGGTTCCCTCGACAAGTTCTTGTTCAGCAACTCCCAAGACATGGAATGGGAGAAACTTCATGAAATTGCAATCGGAACGGCAAAAGGAATTGCTTATTTGCATGAGGAATGTCAACAAAGAATCACTCACTATGATATAAAACCAGGAAATGTGCTTCTTGACAATAGTTTGAATCCAAAAGTTGCAGATTTCGGGCTAGCAAAGCTTTGCAAAAGGGGAAGCAGTGACTTAATATTGACAAAAGGCAGAGGGACACCAGGATATGCTGCTCCAGAGCTTTGGAAGCCTTATCCTGTGAATCACAAATGTGATGTTTACAGCTTTGGTATACTGCTCCTTGAAATTATTGGGAGGAGGAGACATTTTGATGATAATGAAAGTGAGTCACGGCAATGGCTTCCAAGATGGACATGGGACATGCTTGAGAATAATGAATTAGCAGTTATGATGGCGCTTTTCGGGATTGAAGAGAAGAACAGAGCGAAGGCAGAGAGGATGGCAATGGTGGCTCTATGGTGTGTTCAATATTCACCAGATGAGAGACCTCTCATGAGTACTGTGGTGAAGATGTTGGAGGGAAGCATTGATGTTGTCCCACCACCTTTTCCTTTTGAACACATGGTATCTCCTAGACCAACTATGAACTTACATAATGGAAGCCATGGGGATTCTGTTACTTCATCATCATCGTCAATGGAAAACACTCTTGAGAAATCCAAATCCAACCCTATACATAAAACCTTAGAGATTGAACTAGCTACTTAG
- the LOC122316505 gene encoding rust resistance kinase Lr10-like isoform X2, with translation MLRVCRGKNLRAIVTLGTFLYIVSGVVMTIAIVAIVYAIIDCLRKAGTAIPGYTRIATGDTYKATDPHPSSNHDIEKAAASPPLLVENTTIERFLSNMAREKPVRLSPEQLKDFTENYSTILGSGGFGVVFKGRFPNGVQVAVKVLNGDLNKQVEEQFMAEVSTMGRTYHINLVRLYGFCFDPTIRALVYEYMENGSLDKFLFSNSQDMEWEKLHEIAIGTAKGIAYLHEECQQRITHYDIKPGNVLLDNSLNPKVADFGLAKLCKRGSSDLILTKGRGTPGYAAPELWKPYPVNHKCDVYSFGILLLEIIGRRRHFDDNESESRQWLPRWTWDMLENNELAVMMALFGIEEKNRAKAERMAMVALWCVQYSPDERPLMSTVVKMLEGSIDVVPPPFPFEHMVSPRPTMNLHNGSHGDSVTSSSSSMENTLEKSKSNPIHKTLEIELAT, from the exons ATGCTTCGAGTTTGTCGGGGAAAAAATTTACGTGCTATTGTCACTCTAGGAACGTTCTTATATATTG TTTCTGGTGTGGTGATGACCATTGCAATTGTGGCCATAGTGTATGCCATTATTGATTGCTTGAGAAAGGCAGGAACTGCAATTCCTGGTTATACCAGGATAGCCACCGGAGACACCTATAAAGCAACAGATCCACATCCATCATCCAATCATGACATTGAGAAAGCAGCAGCATCACCTCCTCTCCTCGTTGAGAATACGACGATAGAGAGATTCCTCAGCAACATGGCAAGAGAGAAGCCCGTCAGGCTCTCACCTGAGCAACTTAAAGATTTCACTGAAAACTACTCCACCATCTTAGGTTCAGGCGGTTTTGGTGTAGTCTTCAAGGGGCGATTCCCAAATGGAGTGCAAGTGGCTGTCAAAGTACTTAATGGTGATTTGAATAAGCAAGTTGAAGAGCAGTTCATGGCGGAAGTTAGCACCATGGGAAGAACTTACCATATCAACTTAGTCAGACTCTATGGCTTCTGCTTTGACCCCACCATTAGAGCACTCGTTTACGAGTACATGGAAAATGGTTCCCTCGACAAGTTCTTGTTCAGCAACTCCCAAGACATGGAATGGGAGAAACTTCATGAAATTGCAATCGGAACGGCAAAAGGAATTGCTTATTTGCATGAGGAATGTCAACAAAGAATCACTCACTATGATATAAAACCAGGAAATGTGCTTCTTGACAATAGTTTGAATCCAAAAGTTGCAGATTTCGGGCTAGCAAAGCTTTGCAAAAGGGGAAGCAGTGACTTAATATTGACAAAAGGCAGAGGGACACCAGGATATGCTGCTCCAGAGCTTTGGAAGCCTTATCCTGTGAATCACAAATGTGATGTTTACAGCTTTGGTATACTGCTCCTTGAAATTATTGGGAGGAGGAGACATTTTGATGATAATGAAAGTGAGTCACGGCAATGGCTTCCAAGATGGACATGGGACATGCTTGAGAATAATGAATTAGCAGTTATGATGGCGCTTTTCGGGATTGAAGAGAAGAACAGAGCGAAGGCAGAGAGGATGGCAATGGTGGCTCTATGGTGTGTTCAATATTCACCAGATGAGAGACCTCTCATGAGTACTGTGGTGAAGATGTTGGAGGGAAGCATTGATGTTGTCCCACCACCTTTTCCTTTTGAACACATGGTATCTCCTAGACCAACTATGAACTTACATAATGGAAGCCATGGGGATTCTGTTACTTCATCATCATCGTCAATGGAAAACACTCTTGAGAAATCCAAATCCAACCCTATACATAAAACCTTAGAGATTGAACTAGCTACTTAG
- the LOC122315082 gene encoding uncharacterized protein LOC122315082, whose amino-acid sequence MAINRDPPPPPAIGKIGPYTVFMTPPSTPKPSQPPVFASPNKIVTPPPVQPPPLQFHKSAKSIDSSGPVVGFFKNAVTKVQNAHSSLDDRLARWFGLNQSKYQWALDDYHESKGLEKGDARAKDISSKVQSV is encoded by the exons ATGGCTATCAACCGAGACCCCCCTCCCCCGCCTGCGATCGGAAAAATCGGGCCTTACACTGTGTTCATGACCCCACCTTCGACCCCAAAGCCTTCTCAGCCGCCGGTCTTCGCTTCGCCCAACAAGATCGTCACTCCGCCACCGGTTCAGCCTCCGCCGCTTCAGTTCCATAAATCTGCTAAGTCCATTGACTCCAGTGGACCTGTTGTGGGCTTCTTTAAGAATGCTGTCACGAAGGTTCAGAATG CGCATTCGAGTTTAGATGATCGTTTGGCGCGCTGGTTTGGGTTGAATCAGTCAAAGTATCAATGGGCGCTAGACGATTATCACGAGAGCAAGGGATTG GAAAAAGGAGATGCAAGGGCAAAAGATATATCAAGCAAAGTACAGAGTGTGTAA
- the LOC122315677 gene encoding adagio protein 1, producing MEWDSSNSDLSGDEDEGFALNDGGPLPFPVGNLLQTAPCGFVVTDALDPDHPIIYVNTVFEMLTGYRAEEVLGRNCRFLQCRGPYAKRRHPLVDSTVVSEIRKCLEEGIEFQGELLNFRKDGSPLMNRLRLTPIYGDDEMITHVIGIQFFTEVNIDLGPLPGSLTKESAKSSDRFRSGLSTIRPVTLGDRNFCRGVCGIFQLSDEVLSLKILSRLTPRDIASVGSVCRRLYELTKNEDLWRMVCQNSWGSETTRVLETVPGAKRLGWVRLARELTTLEAAAWRKLTVGGAVEPSRCNFSACAVGNRVVLFGGEGVDMQPMNDTFVLDLNSSNPEWQHVQVSSPPPGRWGHTLSCVNGSHLVVFGGCGTQGLLNDVFVLDLDAKPPTWREVSGLAPPLPRSWHSSCILDGTKLIVSGGCADSGVLLSDTFLLDLSIERPVWREIPVAWTPPSRLGHTLSVYGGRKILMFGGLAKSGPLRFRSSDVFTMDLSEEEPCWRCVTGSGMPGAGNPGGIAPPPRLDHVAVSLPGGRILIFGGSVAGLHSASQLYILDPTDEKPTWRILNIPGRPPRFAWGHSTCVVGGTRAIVLGGQTGEDWMLSELHELSLASSVI from the exons ATGGAGTGGGATAGTAGCAATTCGGATCTCAGCGGCGACGAGGACGAGGGCTTCGCTCTCAACGATGGCGGACCGCTTCCCTTCCCCGTTGGAAACCTTCTCCAAACGGCACCTTGTGGCTTCGTCGTCACTGACGCCCTCGACCCCGACCACCCCATCATCTACGTTAACACCGTCTTCGAGATGCTCACCGGATACCGCGCCGAGGAGGTCCTCGGTCGTAATTG CCGTTTCTTGCAATGTAGAGGACCTTATGCTAAAAGAAGACATCCATTAGTGGACTCCACAGTAGTTTCAGAAATTAGGAAATGTCTTGAGGAGGGAATCGAATTCCAAGGCGAGTTGTTGAATTTTAGGAAAGATGGGTCTCCACTGATGAACAGATTACGGCTGACGCCTATATACGGAGATGATGAAATGATTACTCATGTTATTGGAATCCAGTTCTTCACTGAAGTAAATATTGATCTGGGTCCTTTGCCTGGCTCTTTGACTAAGGAATCTGCAAAATCTTCTGATCGGTTTCGTTCTGGCCTTTCAACTATCCGCCCCGTCACCTTGGGGGACCGAAATTTTTGTCGTGGGGTCTGTGGGATATTCCAGCTGAGTGATGAGGTGCTCTCTCTCAAGATTCTTTCACGTTTGACGCCTAGAGACATTGCATCAGTTGGGTCTGTCTGTAGGCGATTGTATGAACTGACGAAGAATGAGGACCTTTGGAGAATGGTCTGCCAAAATTCATGGGGAAGTGAAACAACTCGTGTTTTAGAGACTGTACCAGGTGCAAAGAGACTTGGGTGGGTTCGGCTGGCAAGGGAATTGACGACTCTTGAAGCAGCAGCATGGAGGAAACTGACTGTAGGAGGTGCTGTTGAACCTTCACGCTGCAACTTTAGTGCTTGCGCAGTCGGGAATCGGGTTGTCCTTTTTGGCGGGGAAGGGGTCGACATGCAACCCATGAATGACACCTTCGTATTGGATCTGAATTCGAGTAACCCAGAATGGCAACATGTCCAAGTGAGCTCCCCTCCACCTGGTCGTTGGGGTCATACACTTTCTTGTGTAAATGGGTCTCATTTAGTGGTATTTGGAGGCTGTGGAACGCAGGGCTTGCTCAATGATGTTTTTGTGCTGGATTTGGATGCCAAGCCTCCAACTTGGCGTGAAGTATCTGGATTGGCCCCTCCACTTCCACGATCATGGCATAGCTCTTGCATCCTAGATGGCACCAAGTTGATTGTTTCTGGTGGCTGTGCGGATTCTGGAGTACTCCTCAGCGACACTTTTCTGCTTGATCTTTCAATAGAGAGACCTGTCTGGAGGGAGATACCAGTGGCATGGACTCCACCTTCTCGGTTAGGTCATACGCTATCTGTGTATGGTGGTCGGAAAATATTGATGTTCGGGGGTCTGGCCAAGAGCGGGCCTCTTCGTTTTCGTTCCAGCGATGTTTTCACAATGGATTTAAGTGAGGAGGAACCATGTTGGAGATGTGTAACGGGGAGTGGAATGCCTGGTGCTGGAAATCCAGGGGGCATAGCTCCTCCACCTAGACTTGATCATGTGGCCGTGAGCCTCCCAGGTGGGAGAATCTTAATCTTTGGTGGGTCCGTGGCAGGTCTTCACTCTGCCTCACAGCTTTATATCCTGGACCCAACAGATGAGAAGCCTACATGGAGGATATTAAATATACCTGGGAGGCCCCCAAGATTTGCTTGGGGTCATAGTACTTGTGTTGTTGGGGGGACAAGGGCTATTGTTCTTGGCGGTCAAACTGGAGAGGACTGGATGCTCAGTGAGCTCCATGAGCTGTCGCTGGCAAGTTCGGTCATCTGA